A single Anopheles arabiensis isolate DONGOLA chromosome X, AaraD3, whole genome shotgun sequence DNA region contains:
- the LOC120906095 gene encoding high mobility group protein DSP1 yields MSEHHRGAWGTREDAVWWPGGISSTEQQTLQHHQHLINQHHQQQLAQQQAAQLQHQVAVQQQQQQQAANQQQQQNDSARNNSTTSTSATQQLFSYKMANSFQNPVTTMSGVTVSTSNAPYDYRLGMSTVVARPGDPPTMSSTAPTTQWWYSGGQNALDNSLQQQQQQQQQQQQQQQQQQQQQQQTQQHQSQAHVQNNVILNKMVTGGTVAGGKVKDNKPRGRMTAYAFFVQTCREEHKKKHPEEQVIFAEFSRKCAERWKTMLDKEKQRFHEMAEKDKARYELEMQSYVPPKGAVVGRGKKRKQFKDPNAPKRSLSAFFWFCHDERNKVKALNPEYGVGDIAKELGRKWSDMDAEIKQKYEQMAEKDKQRYEQEMTEYKLKCKNEQGGVTPGLNLPQQLQQAGLQHLPQHVQAAAQLQAQVVQAQQAAAVAAAAAAAVQQQHDDDDEDEDGDEDDNE; encoded by the exons ATGTCGGAGCACCATCGCGGTGCTTGGGGTACGCGTGAGGACGCCGTCTGGTGGCCAGGTGGCATCTCGTCGACGGAACAGCAGACActgcagcaccatcagcatctCATCAACCAgcaccatcaacagcagctCGCCCAGCAGCAGGCGGCCCAACTGCAGCACCAGGTCGCggtacagcaacagcagcagcagcaggcggcgaatcagcagcaacagcagaacgACAGCGCCCGGAACAACAGCACAACGTCCACGTCCGCTACGCAGCAGCTGTTCTCGTACAAAATGGCCAACAGCTTTCAGAACCCGGTCACCACGATGTCCGGTGTGACCGTGTCCACCTCGAACGCGCCCTACGACTACCGGCTCGGCATGAGCACGGTGGTCGCGCGGCCCGGTGACCCCCCAACCATGTCCAGCACAGCGCCCACCACCCAATGGTGGTACTCGGGCGGCCAGAACGCGCTCGACAACTccctgcaacagcagcagcaacagcagcagcagcaacagcagcagcaacagcagcaacagcagcagcagcaacaaactcaacaacatCAG AGTCAAGCGCACGTTCAGAATAACGTGATTCTGAACAAAATGGTGACTGGCGGTACCGTAGCGGGCGGTAAGGTAAAGGACAATAAGCCGAGGGGGCGCATGACAGCGTACGCCTTCTTCGTACAGACCTGCCGCGAGGAGCATAAGAAGAAGCACCCGGAGGAGCAGGTTATATTTGCGGAATTTTCGCGCAAATGTGCAGAACGGTGGAAG ACAATGCTGGATAAAGAAAAGCAACGCTTCCACGAGATGGCCGAAAAGGACAAGGCACGGTACGAGCTGGAGATGCAGAGCTACGTGCCACCGAAGGGGGCCGTCGTTGGACGGGGCAAAAAGCGGAAGCAATTCAAAGACCCGAACGCACCGAAACGATCGCT CTCGGCTTTCTTCTGGTTCTGTCATGACGAGCGGAACAAGGTAAAGGCACTGAATCCGGAGTACGGCGTTGGCGACATCGCGAAGGAGCTGGGCCGAAAGTGGTCCGATATGGATGCGGAGATTAAGCAGAAGTACGAGCAGATGGCCGAGAAGGACAAGCAGCGGTACGAACAG GAGATGACCGAGTACAAGCTAAAGTGTAAAAATGAACAAGGTGGCGTTACACCCGGTCTGAACCTgccgcagcagctgcagcaggccGGGCTCCAGCATCTCCCGCAGCACGTACAGGCCGCCGCCCAGCTTCAGGCCCAGGTAGTCCAAGCGCAGCAAGCCGCCGCCGTTGCCGCAGCAGCCGCGGCCGccgtgcaacagcagcacgacgatgacgacgaggacgaggacggcGATGAGGATGATAAtgagtaa